One genomic window of Columba livia isolate bColLiv1 breed racing homer chromosome 9, bColLiv1.pat.W.v2, whole genome shotgun sequence includes the following:
- the HLTF gene encoding helicase-like transcription factor isoform X21 — translation MLCPGRAGAAVAWLPLAHGHPRGEREACSSCPGRLHWPAPVTCLVGIGGCGCRVRGSARSAGAGSPCCRGRAKILQGDSLSVTSAEERETTPVFLAGFCSGFGMADTPSVGDAPGAEDDTDLGVLYGTLRGSVVGLRYYTGIVNNNEMVALQREPNNPYDKNAVKVNNVNGDQVGHIKKELAAALAGIMDNKLALVEGVVPYGAKNVFTMPVQMSFWGKEENKEAVLDQLKRHGFKLAPPLKVGSECGFGSKWISGKAGPSYRAPFHAPVQLTPEQLISEFDKLFEDLKEDDKTREMEGAEALGTLLLPHQKQALACMVSRENRNNLPPFWEERGGFYYNTLTNFAEKMRPQDVPGGILADDMGLGKTLTTIALILTNFQDGKPLPVGKITSERFRQESGTNSTSNVGRGLCEDSGKVMGPGASGIKKFDTTPLKTSSCLPKRYFRGKAKKRRHSGSGSSGQPGERPLRQAGTASCVEEDTGFASVLFPSSACLKRQTKRKVTATAENNCSVDVPRATLIVCPLSVLSNWIDQFNQHVHRDFHVNIYVYYGSDRNKDPSVLAEQDVVLTTYSILATDYGIRDGSPLHKVRWLRIVLDEGHTIRNPGAQQTRAALSLEGRRRWVLTGAERAGDAQRPGAAPPRVPAWASSERWFLSVSGTPIQNSVKDLWSLISFLKLKPFSDQEWWRRTIQRPVVLGAPGGLGRLQCLIRSITLRRTKTSKVKGKPVLELPERKVLIQHVTLTEEERRIYESVKKEGKAAVSRFLSEGTVLAHYADVLGVLLRLRQLCCHPRLCIDTASGLSADNKTPEELRETLVSKMKLVLSSGSDEECAVCLESLTCPVITRCAHVFCKPCIFEVIRGEQE, via the exons ATGCTCTGTCCGGGGCGCGCTGGCGCGGCTGTGGCATGGCTGCCGCTCGCCCACGGACACCCGCGGGGCGAGAGGGAGGCGTGCTCTTCCTGTCCGGGGCGTCTTCATTGGCCAGCGCCTGTGACGTGTCTGGTGGGGATTGGTGGTTGCGGCTGTCGGGTCCGTGGCTCGGCGCGCTCTGCGGGCGCGGGGTCGCCATGCTGCCGGGGCCGCGCAA AGATTCTGCAAGGGGATTCTCTCAGTGTAACATCTGCTGAGGAGAGAGAAACTACTCCCGTTTTCCTCGCCGGATTTTGCTCCGGTTTTGGGATGGCAGACACCCCCTCTGTGGGCGACGCTCCCGGAGCAGAGGACGATACGGACCTGGGTGTTTTGTATGGAACGTTGCGAGGAAGTGTCGTTGGATTACGATACTACACAGGGATT gTTAATAACAATGAAATGGTTGCACTTCAGCGAGAACCCAACAATCCTTATGACAAAAATGCAGTGAAAGTAAATAACGTGAACGGAGACCAGGTGGGCCATATAAAGAAAGAACTGGCAGCAGCTTTGGCAGGCATTATGGACAACAAGCTAGCATTGGTTGAAGG AGTTGTCCCTTATGGagcaaaaaatgtgtttactATGCCTGTTCAAATGAGCttttggggaaaagaagaaaacaaggaagcaGTACTGGATCAGCTGAAAAGGCACGGGTTTAAATTGGCTCCTCCTCTGAAAG TAGGTTCAGAATGTGGGTTTGGATCGAAGTGGATTTCTGGGAAAGCTGGTCCAAGTTACAGAGCTCCGTTTCACGCTCCCGTGCAGTTGACACCTGAACAG CTTATAAGTGAATTTGACAAATTGTTTGAGGATCTGAAGGAAGATGATAAAACTCGTGAGATGGAAGGAGCAGAG GCCCTCGGCACGCTCTTGCTGCCCCATCAGAAGCAGGCGTTAGCTTGCATGGTCTCACGTGAGAACAGGAACAATTTGCCACCGTTTTGGGAAGAGAGAGGTGGCTTCTATTACAATACACTTACAAATTTTGCAGAAAAGATGCGACCTCAAGATGTTCCTGGAGGGATACTGGCTGACGATATGGGACTG GGTAAAACCCTGACTACGATTGCACTGATTCTCACGAATTTCCAGGATGGCAAACCTCTTCCTGTTGGAAAGATCACAAGTGAGAGGTTTCGTCAG GAATCTGGTACTAACAGCACGAGCAACGTTGGACGCGGACTGTGTGAAG ACTCTGGCAAGGTGATGGGCCCTGGTGCTTCTGGCATAAAGAAGTTCGATACTACTCCATTGAAAACCTCGAGTTGTCTTCCAAAAAG ATATTTTAGAGGTAAAGCCAAGAAGCGCAGACACTCGGGCAGCGGCAGCTCGGGGCAGCCTGGGGAGCGGCCACTGCGGCAAGCTGGAA CAGCTTCGTGTGTGGAAGAAGATACAGGCTTTGCATCTGTCCTTTTCCCTTCATCTGCTTGTCTGAAACgacaaacaaagagaaaag TTACTGCTACAGCTGAGAATAACTGTTCAGTGGATGTCCCCAGAGCAACACTGATCGTGTGTCCACTGTCTGTCCTGAGCAACTGGATT GACCAGTTCAACCAACATGTCCACCGAGattttcatgtaaatatttatgtttactACGGTTCTGACCGTAACAAAGACCCATCAGTTCTTGCAGAACAAGACGTTGTACTGACAACATACAGCATCTTAGCTACTGATTATGGT ATCAGAGATGGCAGCCCTTTACACAAAGTGAGGTGGCTGAGGATCGTGCTGGATGAGGGGCACACCATCCGAAATCCCGGTGCTCAGCAAACGAGAGCTGCGCTGAGTCTGGAGGGACGCAGGAGATGGGTGCTCACAGGTGCGGAACGCGCCGGGGACGCGCAGCGCCCTGGTGCAGCGCCCCCGCGTGTTCCCGCTTGGGCTTCCTCTGAGAGATGGTTCCTGTCTGTGTCAG GCACTCCTATTCAGAATTCTGTGAAGGATTTGTGGTCTCTCATTTCCTTCTTAAAACTGAAGCCTTTCTCCGATCAGGAGTGGTGGCGCAGGACGATCCAGCGCCCGGTCGTGCTGGGAGCTCCGGGAGGACTCGG gCGCTTACAGTGTCTGATAAGGAGTATTACCCTTAGAAGAACTAAAACAAGTAAAGTTAAAGGAAAACCCGTTTTGGAGTTACCAGAACGTAAAGTTCTTATTCAGCATGTTACGCTTACTGAGGAGGAGAGACGGATCTACGAGTCCGTGAAGAAGGAAGGCAAAGCTGCTGTCAGCAG GTTTCTCAGCGAAGGGACCGTTCTGGCTCACTACGCCGACGTCCTTGGCGTCCTGCTCAGACTGAGGCAGCTTTGTTGTCACCCTCGTCTTTGTATAGACACAGCTTCTGGTCTTTCGGCGG ATAATAAAACTCCTGAAGAACTGCGTGAGACATTAGTGAGCAAAATGAAGTTGGTTCTGAGCTCCGGTTCAGATGAGGAATGTGCAGTTTGCTTGGAATCGCTGACGTGTCCCGTGATAACGCGCTGCGCGCATGTGTTTTGTAAGCCGTGTATTTTTGAAGTCATCAGAGGCGAACAG GAATGA